Genomic segment of Alteribacter lacisalsi:
TTCATCTGTCATCTGATGCCAGAAATCAACACCTGTATGCTCTTTAATAGCATCTACCATATGGACTCGCTTCCACTCAGGCTTAAGGTCGATGGCTTCCTCACCGTAAGTAACTGTGGTTGAGCCAAGAACCTCTTCAGCAATGTGGGCAACGAGATTTTCAGTCAGGCTCATAATATCCTTATAGTCTGCGTACGCTTCGTAAAGCTCAATCATTGTAAATTCGGGGTTATGGCGGGTAGAAACCCCTTCATTTCGGAATACACGTCCGATTTCATAAACTTTTTCAAGACCGCCGACAATCAGACGCTTCAGATGCAGCTCTATGGCAATACGCATATAAAGGGTCATATCAAGGGCGTTGTGATGAGTGATAAACGGGCGTGCCGAAGCTCCGCCGGCAATGGAATGAAGCATCGGTGTTTCCACTTCAAGGTAGCCGTTATTATCAAGATAGCGTCTCATGGACTGAATGATCCGGCTGCGCAGAACAAACGTCTCACGCACTTCCGGGTTTACAATGAGATCCAGGTACCGCTGACGGTAGCGCTGCTCAACATCTTTAAGACCATGATACTTGTCCGGAAGGGGACGAAGAGATTTCGACAGAAGCTGGAACTGGTCTGCTTTTACTGACAGTTCCCCTACCTTTGTTTTAAACGCCTGGCCGGAAATCCCGACAATATCACCGATGTCGGCTTTTTTAAACAGCTCATACTGCTCTTCGCCTACACCGTCTTTACGTACGTAAAGCTGAATCTGTCCTGACAGATCCTGAATGTGGGCAAACCCGGCTTTCCCTTTTCCGCGCTTTGTCATGATCCGGCCTGCCATTTTTACAGGGAACTGCTTTTCTTCCAGTTCTTCCTTCGTAAACTGATCGTATTCTTCTGTTGCCTCCGCTGCAGAATGGGTGCGCTCAAAGCGCTGGCCGAAAGGATCAATCCCAAGGTCCATCATTTCTTTCATTTTTTCCCTGCGCACTTGTAGCTGGTCATTCAGTTCGAGTTCTTGACTCACTCTCACCATCTCCTGTTTCAAAATATATAAATGCTGTCGTTCTCTGTTTTCTATTAGTGAAGGAGGTGTTCCTTAAGGCAGTTCAAAGCCTTGGAACACCCCCTGCTTTTTCAGGGGTTTACGGCTGCCTTAACTATCCTGCGGCCTGATTCGCTTTTTGTTCCGCTTCCTTCTCCGCAACAGCTTCCACTACTCCGTCAAGGGCTTCGGCAAGAGCGTCCCGTGTTGTTGCCTGGTTGATTTTGTCACGCATGCGGGAAGCGCCCCGCAGCCCTTTAATATACCAGGCTCCGTGTTTGCGCATTTCCCGCACAGCCACATTTTCACCCTTCAGGTCAATCAGGCGGTCCATGTGAAGAATGGCCACATCCATCTTTTCTCTCGTACTAGGTTCCGGAATGTTTTCACCTGTTTCAAGATAATGAATCGTCCGGTAAAGCATCCACGGGTTTCCAAGTGCTGCACGGCCAATCATCACGCCGTCGACACCTGAAGAATCCAGCATACGGCGGGCATCTTCCGGTGTTTTCACGTCCCCGTTCCCGATAACCGGAATTTTAACGGCGTCTTTAACATCCTTAATGATATCCCAGTTGGCGTCTCCTTCATACATCTGCACGCGTGTACGCCCGTGAACAGAAACGGCCGCGCCGCCCCCTCGCTCAACGGCAAGGGCATTTTCCACAGCGAAGATGCGGTCTTCGTCCCAGCCGATGCGCATTTTAACAGTAACCGGCTTATCCACGGCATCCGTAACATAGGAAATCATGTCATAAATCCGTTCAGGATCGAGCAGCCAGCGTGCACCGGCATCACATTTCGTGATTTTCGGTACGGGGCAGCCCATGTTGATATCGATAATATCGGCGTTTGTCTGTTTGTCTACTACTTTGGCTGCTTCCACGAGCGTTTCCTTATCACCGCCGAAAATCTGGAGACTGAGCGGTTTTTCCCGTTCGTCAACATAGAGCATTTGCAGAGACCGCTCATTTTTATGGAGGATCGCCTTATCACTTACCATCTCGGCACAGACAAGACCTGTACCAAAATCTTTTGCGATCAGACGGAATGCCGGGTTGCAGACACCTGCCATTGGGGCGAGCACAACTTGATTTTTCATTGTAATACCGCCGATTGTAAGCATTGTGTTCACCTCACATCCAGTTAGTTGATTGAAGTCAGTTCTTCAATCGTAACGTCCAGTGTGCGGGCGACAGAAGCAATCAGCTCTTCGGACGGTTTACGGTTGCCCCGCTCAATTTCACCTAAAACGGACACAGAGATTTCCAGTTCTTTCGCAAATCCTTCCTGAGTATACCCCTTCAGTTTCCGAAAGGCGCGGATTCGTCGGCCCCAGATGATTTCTTCCATTTTCGCACACCCTCTTTATCTGATAAATCGTGTAAACAGGTATCAATATGAGTTCCGCCTGGCAGCCGCAGGTCCGGTTCGATCTCCTTTAGAGGGATCAGGACAAAGCTGCGTTCCTGCATCCGCGGATGAGGGACAATTAAACGTTCCAACTCTATATTTTCATCATTATACATTAAAATGTCAAGGTCAATCGTACGAGGGCCCCAGCGGATCTCTCTTTCACGTCCCAGTCCGTGTTCCGTTTTCTGCAGAACATCAAGCAGACCCAGCGGTGAAAGGGATGTATCAATGCGGAATACAGCGTTTAAAAACGGATTCTGATCAGTGTAGCCAACCGGATCAGTTTCATAAATGGAAGAGATTTTCTCGAAGGTAATTTCAGGGTTCTTCTTCAGTTCATCAACAGCGGAACTAATGTGACTGAGGCGGTCACCGATATTGGAGCCGATGCCAATCCAGGCTTTGCGGTTTTCCTTCATCGATTACGGGTCCTTCTGATTTCAACAGCCACACTTTCGTAGTGGCCCGGTATCGGAGGATCCGGTTTGATCACTTTTACCGTACATGCCTCTGCCACCTCAAATGAAGATAAAAGCCGTGCGGCAATTCGTTCGCAGAGGGTTTCCACAAGCTTAACCTGCTCGTCTTCCATCACTTCTTTTACCCGTTCGTACACTTCTGCATAGTTCACCGTAGCATCAAGGTCGTCGTTTTCCCCCGCAGGACGGGTATCCATTTCGAGCGTCACATCTGCATACCACCGCTGCCCAAGCTTGTTCTCCTCTTCAAAAACACCGTGGTAAGCCCAGAACGCCATTCCGGTTACATAAATTTTATCCATAAGGACCTCCCTTTCCGATCATCGCATCCATCATCTTTGTCATTCGTGAAATTTCCTGTACGTCGTGAACCCGGACAATCGCGCACCCTTTATCGATCCCGTAGCACACGGTCGCCCCTGTCCCTTCAACACGTTCTTCTACAGGCAGGTTGAGTGTTCTGGCAATCAGCGATTTTTTTGATGTACCAAGAAGGACGGGATAGCCAAGGCCCGTAATTCGGTCAAGATGTCGCATGACGAGCAGATTATCTTCATAGGTCTTAGCAAAGCCGATTCCCGGATCAAGAATGATTTTATCTTCCTTTACACCGGCTTTCAGGCAGATTTCGATGCTCTCCTGCAAATCGGAAACCATGTCTGTCATTAAGTCAGTGTAGTGTGGCTTTTCCCGGTTGTGCATTAAAATAACCGGTACATCGAAGGATGCGGCAACTCGGGCCATATCCGGATCATGTTTTGCCCCCCAGACGTCATTAATGATGTCTGCTCCGGCTTCAAGAGCCGCCTGGGCCACATTCGCTTTATACGTATCAATCGATATCGGGACTCCCACATGTTTTCTCACTTGTTTTACCGGTTCAATGACACGGCGGAGCTCTTCCTCCGCATCAATCGGAAC
This window contains:
- the lysS gene encoding lysine--tRNA ligase is translated as MVRVSQELELNDQLQVRREKMKEMMDLGIDPFGQRFERTHSAAEATEEYDQFTKEELEEKQFPVKMAGRIMTKRGKGKAGFAHIQDLSGQIQLYVRKDGVGEEQYELFKKADIGDIVGISGQAFKTKVGELSVKADQFQLLSKSLRPLPDKYHGLKDVEQRYRQRYLDLIVNPEVRETFVLRSRIIQSMRRYLDNNGYLEVETPMLHSIAGGASARPFITHHNALDMTLYMRIAIELHLKRLIVGGLEKVYEIGRVFRNEGVSTRHNPEFTMIELYEAYADYKDIMSLTENLVAHIAEEVLGSTTVTYGEEAIDLKPEWKRVHMVDAIKEHTGVDFWHQMTDEEARALAKEHNVPVKDTMKYGHVVNEFFETYVEEKLIQPTFVYGHPLDISPLAKKNADDPRFTDRFELFIVGREHANAFTELNDPVDQRERFEAQLVEREQGDDEAHMMDEDFVESLEYGLPPTGGLGIGIDRLVMLLTNAQSIRDVLLFPQMRHQGSEEQ
- the dusB gene encoding tRNA dihydrouridine synthase DusB, with translation MLTIGGITMKNQVVLAPMAGVCNPAFRLIAKDFGTGLVCAEMVSDKAILHKNERSLQMLYVDEREKPLSLQIFGGDKETLVEAAKVVDKQTNADIIDINMGCPVPKITKCDAGARWLLDPERIYDMISYVTDAVDKPVTVKMRIGWDEDRIFAVENALAVERGGGAAVSVHGRTRVQMYEGDANWDIIKDVKDAVKIPVIGNGDVKTPEDARRMLDSSGVDGVMIGRAALGNPWMLYRTIHYLETGENIPEPSTREKMDVAILHMDRLIDLKGENVAVREMRKHGAWYIKGLRGASRMRDKINQATTRDALAEALDGVVEAVAEKEAEQKANQAAG
- a CDS encoding helix-turn-helix domain-containing protein, translating into MEEIIWGRRIRAFRKLKGYTQEGFAKELEISVSVLGEIERGNRKPSEELIASVARTLDVTIEELTSIN
- the folK gene encoding 2-amino-4-hydroxy-6-hydroxymethyldihydropteridine diphosphokinase, with product MKENRKAWIGIGSNIGDRLSHISSAVDELKKNPEITFEKISSIYETDPVGYTDQNPFLNAVFRIDTSLSPLGLLDVLQKTEHGLGREREIRWGPRTIDLDILMYNDENIELERLIVPHPRMQERSFVLIPLKEIEPDLRLPGGTHIDTCLHDLSDKEGVRKWKKSSGADESAPFGN
- the folB gene encoding dihydroneopterin aldolase — encoded protein: MDKIYVTGMAFWAYHGVFEEENKLGQRWYADVTLEMDTRPAGENDDLDATVNYAEVYERVKEVMEDEQVKLVETLCERIAARLLSSFEVAEACTVKVIKPDPPIPGHYESVAVEIRRTRNR
- the folP gene encoding dihydropteroate synthase, which gives rise to MNREQTRNAKIEWGGYTLDFSKKTYVMGILNLTPDSFSDGGKYSGGARAVDHAVQMVNEGADIIDIGGESTRPGAVPIDAEEELRRVIEPVKQVRKHVGVPISIDTYKANVAQAALEAGADIINDVWGAKHDPDMARVAASFDVPVILMHNREKPHYTDLMTDMVSDLQESIEICLKAGVKEDKIILDPGIGFAKTYEDNLLVMRHLDRITGLGYPVLLGTSKKSLIARTLNLPVEERVEGTGATVCYGIDKGCAIVRVHDVQEISRMTKMMDAMIGKGGPYG